One genomic window of Streptomyces sp. WP-1 includes the following:
- a CDS encoding FAD-dependent monooxygenase: protein MSRTSRPVRRVLISGASIAGPALAHWLDRYGFEVTVVEKAPTVRGGGYAIDIRGTAREALDRMGLLPRLRAAHVDTQRITFIDAAGEPVGSLAPEQMTGGAAGLDLEVRRGDLADVLYTPLRDRVEFLFEDSIATLDDDGDAVHVVFDSGARRSFDLVIGADGLHSNTRRLVFGPEEPFHHYLGHVFAGFTLPNEFGLEHEAAIWNEPGRSAVLYAHEPSERLHGFLTFTRETPPFEAFRDPRAQRELVAARFPERVWHLPRLVAAMREADDLFFDIVSQIHLPKWSHGRVALAGDAAHATSFLSGQGSSVALVGAYVLAGELATHAGHQEAFAAYERRMRPFAERNQALATGGGTVVTPTTREQLEARNAVVRDPASAARALVTAGAEEGRAAHSGLLLPDYGAAG from the coding sequence ATGTCTCGCACCTCCCGCCCGGTGCGCCGCGTCCTGATCTCCGGGGCGAGCATCGCGGGTCCCGCACTCGCCCACTGGCTCGACCGCTACGGCTTCGAGGTCACCGTCGTGGAGAAGGCCCCGACCGTGCGCGGCGGCGGCTACGCCATCGACATACGCGGCACCGCCCGCGAGGCCTTGGACCGTATGGGCCTGCTGCCGCGGTTGCGGGCCGCGCACGTCGACACCCAGCGCATCACGTTCATCGACGCGGCGGGTGAGCCGGTCGGCTCGCTCGCGCCCGAGCAGATGACCGGCGGCGCGGCCGGCCTCGACCTGGAGGTCCGGCGCGGCGACCTGGCCGACGTGCTGTACACGCCGCTGCGCGACCGGGTCGAGTTCCTCTTCGAGGACTCCATCGCCACGCTGGACGACGACGGCGACGCGGTGCACGTGGTGTTCGACAGCGGCGCCCGCCGCAGCTTCGATCTGGTCATCGGGGCGGACGGACTGCATTCGAACACGCGTCGGCTGGTGTTCGGCCCCGAGGAGCCCTTCCACCACTACCTCGGGCACGTCTTCGCGGGCTTCACCCTGCCGAACGAGTTCGGGCTCGAGCACGAGGCCGCGATCTGGAACGAGCCGGGCCGCAGCGCGGTGCTGTACGCCCACGAGCCGTCCGAGCGGCTGCACGGCTTCCTCACCTTCACCCGCGAGACGCCCCCCTTCGAGGCGTTCCGCGACCCGCGGGCGCAGCGCGAGCTGGTTGCGGCCCGCTTCCCGGAGCGGGTGTGGCACCTGCCGCGCCTGGTGGCGGCGATGCGGGAGGCCGACGACCTGTTCTTCGACATCGTCAGCCAGATCCACCTGCCCAAGTGGTCGCACGGCCGGGTGGCACTGGCCGGTGACGCCGCGCACGCCACCTCGTTCCTGTCCGGGCAGGGGTCGAGCGTCGCGCTGGTGGGCGCCTACGTCCTGGCCGGCGAGCTGGCCACGCACGCCGGCCACCAGGAGGCCTTCGCCGCGTACGAGCGCCGGATGCGGCCCTTCGCGGAGCGCAACCAGGCACTGGCCACCGGGGGCGGCACCGTGGTCACGCCCACCACACGCGAGCAACTGGAGGCCCGCAACGCGGTGGTGCGGGACCCCGCGTCGGCGGCGCGGGCCCTGGTGACGGCGGGCGCGGAGGAGGGGCGTGCGGCGCATTCCGGGCTGCTGCTGCCCGACTACGGCGCGGCCGGCTGA
- a CDS encoding alpha/beta fold hydrolase — translation MTSSPSYGEATEHRLNFNGYGYLVRTAVAPDTGTGPELTTEPLILLGGSSQDRFSWLRYEQRLLPHTTVVTLELPGYGEADPLPVEHGMDFLADTVQHTARTLSLGRVNVFGACFGAAIALRLAQRHPESVARLMLGGTARTTSPEYREASGRWRTMAEDRDFDALAQDMVKQFMAPDGHGFVRRKAAVARLMRQRFATLTERELAMDMVHHERLLTHPWSVPEPDVTAPVLVFTGEFDTITPPPIGRSVAKELGGRFTTIKESDHLVQIERDTELADLIGHFFTDQPLDKLPYLNPVESFVRAAAGTLTPMA, via the coding sequence ATGACCTCTTCTCCCTCGTACGGCGAGGCCACGGAGCACAGACTGAACTTCAACGGCTACGGGTACCTCGTCCGCACCGCCGTCGCGCCCGACACGGGCACCGGACCGGAGCTGACGACCGAGCCCTTGATCCTCCTCGGCGGCTCCTCGCAGGATCGCTTCTCCTGGCTGCGATACGAGCAGCGCCTCCTGCCCCACACCACCGTGGTCACCCTGGAACTCCCCGGGTACGGGGAGGCGGACCCGCTGCCGGTCGAACACGGGATGGACTTCCTGGCCGACACGGTCCAGCACACCGCCCGGACACTGTCCCTCGGCCGCGTCAACGTCTTCGGAGCGTGCTTCGGAGCCGCCATCGCCCTGCGCCTGGCGCAGCGGCACCCCGAAAGCGTCGCCCGCCTGATGCTGGGCGGCACCGCCAGGACGACCTCCCCCGAGTACCGGGAGGCATCCGGACGGTGGCGCACCATGGCCGAGGACCGGGACTTCGACGCGCTGGCCCAGGACATGGTCAAGCAGTTCATGGCCCCGGACGGCCACGGATTCGTGCGCCGCAAGGCCGCCGTGGCGCGGCTGATGCGCCAGAGGTTCGCGACCCTCACCGAACGTGAGCTGGCCATGGACATGGTGCATCACGAACGGCTGCTCACTCACCCCTGGAGCGTGCCCGAACCGGATGTCACCGCCCCGGTCCTGGTGTTCACGGGGGAGTTCGACACCATCACCCCGCCCCCGATCGGCCGGAGCGTCGCCAAGGAACTCGGCGGCCGGTTCACCACCATCAAGGAGTCCGACCACCTCGTCCAGATCGAACGGGACACCGAACTCGCCGACCTGATCGGCCACTTCTTCACCGACCAGCCGCTCGACAAGCTCCCCTACCTGAACCCGGTGGAGTCCTTCGTCCGGGCAGCCGCAGGGACACTCACACCGATGGCCTGA
- a CDS encoding M4 family metallopeptidase, with translation MASTAALTAGTLGSASAAPHSTPAASHAITASASRTAPAHVVAAASAAAHAHATATGVGPHDTLKATEALVDPDGKKHVHFVRTHRGLPVLGADLIVHLDAHDTYLGVTRATTRTIDLASTTPKKSAAAARTAAAKAGKGTAGKAKLVVSALAGHAPALAYQVRVTGGSTAEGTGARTVVVDARTGAVLSDTPVSDPFLSPGTLAKLRERHAGSSATAAPRRDAAAPLPGLAAKAAVSGTAATGYSLYDGTVSLTASPYTYQGTRYYILKDPNRGNTEVRDADNQETENFDDGYLAASTSTTFGNGSTSDRNTAAVDAMYGITSTFDFYKSTFGRNGIANDGTGAHGMVHFGNKVGNAFWNPDCDCMLYGDGDGSTFRNPLVVLDVTGHELTHGVVGATANLQPTRVDSQGNQYGEPGALNESLADIFGTGVEFAANNAKNPPNYLMGEKLGLSQGFLRRLDQPSQDRLEGTIDYWSSSVTNTEVHAGSGVSSHAFYLLAEGSGRKTIGGVSYNSPTYDGGSVTGIGRAKALNIFYYALTRYMVSTTTFHGARIATLNAAKDLYGVNSTEYRTVDRAWAAVNVTASNG, from the coding sequence ATGGCGTCGACAGCCGCATTGACCGCCGGCACGCTCGGCTCCGCCTCGGCCGCTCCCCACTCCACCCCGGCCGCTTCCCACGCGATCACGGCCTCCGCGTCGCGTACCGCCCCGGCTCACGTGGTGGCCGCCGCGAGCGCCGCCGCCCACGCCCACGCCACCGCGACCGGTGTCGGCCCGCACGACACCCTGAAGGCGACCGAGGCGCTGGTCGACCCCGACGGCAAGAAGCACGTCCACTTCGTCCGCACCCACCGCGGCCTGCCGGTGCTCGGCGCCGACCTGATCGTGCACCTGGACGCCCACGACACGTACCTCGGCGTCACCCGGGCGACCACCCGGACCATCGACCTCGCGAGCACCACGCCGAAGAAGTCCGCCGCCGCCGCGCGGACCGCCGCCGCCAAGGCGGGCAAGGGCACGGCGGGCAAGGCGAAGCTGGTCGTCAGCGCCCTCGCCGGGCACGCTCCCGCCCTCGCCTACCAGGTGCGGGTGACCGGCGGCAGCACGGCCGAGGGCACCGGCGCCCGGACGGTCGTCGTGGACGCCCGGACCGGCGCGGTCCTCAGCGACACCCCGGTCAGCGACCCCTTCCTCTCCCCCGGGACGCTCGCCAAGCTCCGCGAGCGGCACGCCGGTTCGTCGGCGACGGCCGCGCCCCGGCGCGACGCCGCGGCCCCGCTCCCCGGCCTGGCCGCGAAGGCGGCGGTGTCCGGCACGGCCGCGACCGGCTACTCCCTCTACGACGGCACGGTGTCCCTCACGGCCTCCCCGTACACGTACCAGGGCACCCGGTACTACATCCTGAAGGACCCGAACCGCGGCAACACCGAGGTGCGGGACGCCGACAACCAGGAGACCGAGAACTTCGACGACGGCTACCTCGCCGCCAGCACCAGCACCACCTTCGGCAACGGCTCCACCAGCGACCGCAACACGGCCGCCGTCGACGCCATGTACGGCATCACCAGCACCTTCGACTTCTACAAGAGCACCTTCGGGCGCAACGGCATCGCCAACGACGGCACCGGCGCGCACGGCATGGTCCACTTCGGCAACAAGGTCGGCAACGCCTTCTGGAACCCGGACTGCGACTGCATGCTCTACGGCGACGGCGACGGCAGCACCTTCAGGAACCCGCTGGTCGTGCTGGACGTCACCGGGCACGAGCTGACCCACGGCGTGGTCGGCGCCACCGCGAACCTCCAGCCGACCCGGGTCGACAGCCAGGGCAACCAGTACGGCGAGCCGGGCGCGCTCAACGAGTCGCTGGCCGACATCTTCGGCACCGGCGTGGAGTTCGCCGCCAACAACGCCAAGAACCCGCCGAACTACCTGATGGGCGAGAAGCTCGGCCTTTCCCAGGGCTTCCTGCGCCGCCTGGACCAGCCGTCGCAGGACCGCCTCGAAGGCACCATCGACTACTGGTCGTCGTCCGTCACCAACACCGAGGTGCACGCCGGCTCCGGTGTCTCCTCGCACGCCTTCTACCTGCTCGCGGAGGGCAGCGGCCGCAAGACGATCGGCGGGGTCTCGTACAACTCGCCGACCTACGACGGCGGTTCCGTCACCGGCATCGGCCGGGCCAAGGCGCTGAACATCTTCTACTACGCCCTGACCCGCTACATGGTCTCCACGACCACCTTCCATGGTGCCCGCATCGCCACGCTGAACGCCGCCAAGGACCTCTACGGCGTGAACAGCACCGAGTACCGGACCGTGGACCGGGCCTGGGCGGCGGTCAACGTGACCGCGAGCAACGGCTGA
- a CDS encoding ABATE domain-containing protein gives MQDAYYSPSVVQTAVDLANTLRPIKGEDALKTVEQLRNFLDDHPAVEPPTSAADQGTGPRHLTRADLAEVRALRETVREVLERANADAVEAAALINDGLRRSRATPVLRHEDDRWWTEVTSDTDRYSAHLAATMLSALASVIATLGPARLGVCAGPTCRATFVDLSRNGSKQYCTRTCAHRASVAAYRSRRSPR, from the coding sequence ATGCAGGATGCGTATTACAGCCCGTCGGTGGTCCAGACGGCCGTCGACCTGGCCAACACCTTGAGGCCGATCAAGGGAGAGGACGCGCTCAAGACCGTGGAGCAGCTCCGGAACTTCCTTGACGACCATCCCGCGGTTGAGCCTCCGACTTCGGCCGCGGACCAAGGAACAGGTCCGCGGCATCTCACCCGCGCCGACCTGGCGGAAGTCCGCGCGTTGCGCGAGACGGTGCGTGAGGTGCTCGAACGCGCGAACGCGGACGCGGTCGAAGCTGCGGCTCTGATCAACGACGGTCTGCGTCGCAGCCGCGCCACCCCGGTACTGCGCCACGAGGACGACCGCTGGTGGACCGAGGTGACCTCCGACACCGACCGCTACTCGGCGCACCTTGCCGCGACCATGCTCAGCGCGCTGGCCTCCGTGATCGCCACGCTCGGTCCCGCTCGTCTCGGCGTATGTGCCGGGCCGACCTGTCGGGCCACTTTCGTGGACCTCTCGCGCAACGGCTCGAAGCAGTACTGCACCCGAACCTGCGCACACCGGGCCAGCGTCGCGGCCTACCGGAGCCGGCGCAGCCCACGTTGA
- a CDS encoding DUF4157 domain-containing protein has product MRAHDRKRSEAADGREKTVRPAAPGGLLGLQASVGNQAVLRMMRREREGDEPRRGEAVQRADAEAGSHAPDRSDVEAGLREPGRPLDHATRVRKEEQFQADLSDVRLHTGPSAAQAAAAVQARAFTVGQDIVIGEGGGDAQTLDHELTHAVRNRQRASVGHPTGGGFNMTRPDDGEEREAESNASRMRSGGTSTVLGEGAGRRGAVEGHGHADARSAETAVQRTGPTDTAEESVTEAAGPAEEAAPKGKEIIARLSQSIEQNTVQKKSKRNIFAPGTWWPEQWMVQGPARLRKNLDRRVMRGEAFSDQDLEDIRQLSSVNQRWLKDVGIGTYDEAEKYTEGPFSDWLKLAAGKRVLTATLAVRKNHPALRAPGINTPTDPAYTLGRFMLTQAPGTTPEERQDLEQERNQQIRDTAVDTLYPEGMADARRHGDAVPAEGAALGKGKGKAPDYAKKDAQGREMLTKILLVLRHGLELYDPAKRKHEADYEKDVIRALAHGGRVNIRIPALSSKDEAAYQLPHFLGVTKDDTKGEPADGVTERDFATHRTSIGANKGEKPGKFEEKGGIKASLTNKLSVGAASPKLWGQDISGGGFGSKDWNGNMVLPNGSYGHVLLVYHRPTTEKDGSLQIGIETIAPHADSPVGYEHDFRSTEATSNPESVLHGHKADKVGSGGLGKNERLVDLRAMGASHPSGDWRTYLDEIQRDWESALAKTDEVSPQRRALYEELVGPRARA; this is encoded by the coding sequence ATGAGAGCGCACGACAGGAAGCGTTCGGAAGCCGCGGACGGCCGGGAAAAGACCGTCCGCCCGGCCGCGCCCGGCGGATTACTGGGGTTGCAGGCGAGCGTCGGCAACCAGGCGGTGCTGAGGATGATGCGCCGCGAGCGGGAAGGGGACGAGCCTCGCCGGGGGGAGGCCGTGCAGCGCGCCGATGCCGAGGCGGGCTCGCACGCTCCCGACCGCTCCGACGTGGAGGCCGGTCTGCGCGAGCCGGGCCGCCCTCTGGACCACGCGACGCGGGTCCGCAAGGAGGAGCAGTTCCAGGCCGACCTGTCCGATGTCCGGCTGCACACCGGCCCGTCCGCGGCACAGGCCGCAGCCGCCGTTCAGGCCCGGGCGTTCACCGTGGGCCAGGACATCGTGATCGGTGAAGGGGGCGGTGACGCCCAGACGTTGGACCACGAGTTGACGCACGCGGTCCGCAACCGGCAGCGGGCCTCGGTCGGGCATCCGACGGGCGGTGGGTTCAACATGACGCGCCCGGACGACGGCGAGGAACGGGAGGCGGAGTCCAACGCCTCGCGGATGCGCTCCGGCGGCACCAGCACGGTCCTGGGTGAGGGAGCGGGCCGCCGGGGTGCCGTTGAGGGCCACGGTCACGCTGACGCCCGGTCCGCGGAGACGGCGGTCCAGCGCACGGGGCCGACCGACACCGCCGAGGAGTCCGTCACCGAGGCGGCCGGACCGGCGGAGGAAGCGGCTCCCAAGGGCAAGGAGATCATCGCCCGCCTCAGCCAGTCGATCGAGCAGAACACCGTTCAGAAGAAGTCCAAACGGAACATCTTCGCCCCCGGAACGTGGTGGCCCGAGCAGTGGATGGTCCAGGGCCCCGCCCGGCTGCGGAAGAACCTGGACCGGAGGGTGATGCGGGGTGAGGCGTTCAGCGATCAGGACCTGGAGGACATCAGGCAGCTCTCCTCGGTCAACCAGCGGTGGCTCAAAGACGTGGGGATCGGCACGTACGACGAGGCCGAGAAGTACACCGAGGGGCCGTTCAGCGACTGGTTGAAACTGGCCGCCGGCAAACGCGTCCTCACCGCGACCCTGGCCGTCCGCAAGAACCACCCGGCCCTGCGTGCCCCGGGGATCAACACGCCGACGGACCCGGCCTACACGCTCGGCCGGTTCATGCTCACCCAGGCGCCCGGCACCACGCCGGAGGAACGGCAGGACCTGGAGCAGGAGCGCAACCAGCAGATCCGGGACACCGCCGTCGACACCCTGTATCCGGAGGGCATGGCCGACGCGCGCCGGCACGGGGATGCCGTACCGGCCGAGGGCGCCGCGCTGGGCAAGGGCAAGGGCAAGGCCCCCGACTACGCGAAGAAGGACGCCCAGGGCCGTGAGATGCTCACCAAGATCCTCCTTGTGCTGCGGCACGGGCTGGAGCTCTACGATCCGGCGAAGCGCAAGCACGAAGCCGACTACGAGAAGGACGTCATCCGCGCGCTGGCCCACGGCGGTCGCGTCAACATCCGTATACCTGCTCTGAGTTCGAAGGATGAGGCGGCCTACCAGCTCCCGCACTTCCTGGGCGTGACCAAGGACGACACCAAGGGAGAGCCCGCGGACGGCGTGACGGAACGGGACTTCGCCACCCACCGCACCTCCATCGGCGCCAACAAGGGGGAAAAGCCCGGCAAGTTCGAGGAGAAGGGCGGCATCAAGGCGTCCCTCACGAACAAGCTCTCCGTCGGCGCCGCCAGCCCCAAGCTGTGGGGCCAGGACATCTCCGGCGGCGGATTCGGCTCCAAGGACTGGAACGGCAACATGGTCCTTCCGAACGGCTCGTACGGCCACGTCCTGCTGGTCTACCACCGCCCCACCACGGAGAAGGACGGCTCCCTCCAGATCGGCATCGAGACCATCGCACCGCACGCGGACAGCCCGGTCGGCTACGAGCACGACTTCCGCTCCACCGAGGCGACCTCGAACCCCGAGTCGGTCCTGCACGGTCACAAGGCGGACAAGGTCGGCTCCGGCGGCCTCGGCAAGAACGAACGCCTCGTCGACCTGCGGGCGATGGGCGCCTCCCACCCCAGCGGCGACTGGCGAACCTACCTGGACGAGATCCAGCGCGACTGGGAGAGCGCACTCGCCAAGACCGACGAGGTCTCGCCGCAACGCCGAGCCTTGTACGAGGAGTTGGTCGGCCCCCGCGCCAGGGCGTGA
- a CDS encoding MFS transporter has product MSQHVRRETTPQTIPPGGTPAPERTDAPDGRRLGLTLGMLVLPMYVALGAPSVALPAIGRALAVPFGATAWILAAWSLTSALAMPVAGRLLVRWSPFQVLVAGVVALAAGSALAGAGPTLSVVIVGRLIGGAGAGATVIAVFAAATALPGRQRIRALGIIAAAAATASGCGTLMGGAVTTWLGWRAVLAIPVLALPLLLAAWPSRRALTRSGGGERNGSAGRLDIVGAAVLSVLAGSLITLLQAHSVGLPAPVMLVVVAAGALAAVSLWWRVRSTPDGFVPRRVIASRGFLAAGLIGGTVFAGYYGVLFRAPSLIEQATGGGPLEAGVLLVPAAACSVLAGRLVGTLTDRFAGWQVSAGLAALTVVGVLVVAIFAGPIPIVVGTALTVCGFAGAQAVLVSLAPDLVAADDRDTAQGLLNFMTALGGGIGPAAVAGLSGIVPVPVALAMLAALPLAGLVLSLTRRPSADRRSEPDATCGSPR; this is encoded by the coding sequence ATGTCACAGCATGTTCGGCGGGAGACGACACCGCAGACGATCCCGCCCGGTGGGACCCCGGCACCGGAGCGAACCGACGCCCCGGACGGGCGTCGGCTGGGGCTGACCTTGGGGATGCTGGTGCTGCCGATGTACGTGGCACTGGGAGCGCCGTCGGTGGCCCTGCCGGCCATCGGCCGCGCACTCGCGGTGCCGTTCGGGGCCACCGCATGGATTCTCGCCGCGTGGTCGCTGACCTCCGCGCTCGCGATGCCGGTCGCGGGTCGGCTGCTGGTCCGCTGGAGCCCCTTCCAGGTCCTCGTCGCCGGGGTCGTGGCGCTCGCCGCGGGCTCCGCGCTCGCCGGAGCCGGGCCGACGCTGTCCGTCGTGATCGTCGGCCGACTGATCGGCGGTGCCGGGGCGGGCGCGACCGTGATCGCCGTCTTTGCCGCGGCCACCGCCCTTCCGGGACGGCAACGGATCCGCGCCCTGGGAATCATCGCGGCCGCCGCCGCGACGGCGTCGGGGTGCGGGACACTGATGGGCGGGGCGGTGACCACCTGGCTCGGGTGGCGTGCCGTGCTCGCCATCCCGGTCCTCGCGCTGCCTCTCCTGCTGGCCGCATGGCCGAGTAGGCGCGCGCTGACGCGGAGCGGTGGCGGCGAGCGGAACGGCTCGGCCGGACGACTCGACATCGTCGGCGCGGCCGTGCTGTCGGTACTCGCCGGCTCCTTGATCACGTTGCTGCAGGCGCACTCGGTCGGCCTGCCCGCGCCGGTCATGCTCGTTGTGGTTGCCGCCGGGGCGCTCGCCGCCGTGAGCCTGTGGTGGCGCGTACGAAGCACGCCCGACGGGTTCGTGCCCCGGCGGGTGATCGCATCCCGCGGCTTCCTGGCCGCCGGGCTCATCGGCGGGACCGTCTTCGCCGGCTACTACGGGGTGCTGTTCCGCGCCCCGTCCCTGATCGAGCAGGCCACGGGCGGTGGCCCTCTGGAAGCCGGCGTGCTCTTGGTCCCGGCCGCCGCCTGCTCGGTGCTGGCCGGGCGGCTGGTCGGCACCTTGACCGACCGGTTCGCCGGCTGGCAGGTGTCGGCCGGGCTTGCGGCACTCACCGTCGTCGGCGTGCTCGTGGTCGCGATCTTCGCCGGGCCGATCCCGATCGTCGTCGGTACGGCGTTGACCGTGTGCGGGTTCGCCGGTGCCCAAGCCGTACTGGTGAGCCTCGCGCCGGACCTGGTCGCCGCGGACGACCGCGACACCGCACAGGGCCTGCTCAACTTCATGACCGCCCTGGGCGGCGGGATCGGTCCGGCCGCTGTCGCGGGCCTGTCCGGCATCGTGCCGGTGCCGGTGGCCCTCGCCATGCTCGCGGCACTTCCCCTGGCCGGACTCGTCCTCAGCCTGACCCGGCGTCCTTCCGCCGACCGCCGCTCCGAACCCGACGCCACGTGTGGGAGCCCGCGATGA
- a CDS encoding epoxide hydrolase family protein has protein sequence MPARPFEVSITEAEIADLRERLRRTRWPEREPVDDWSQGLPLAYAQELCRSWAEDYDFGFAERLNVFPQYRDTIDGLGIHFLHVRSPEPDAFPLVLTHGWPGSVLEFLEILGPLTDPRAHGGDPADAFHVVAPSLPGYGWSDKPSTTGWGVRRTARAWDTLMVSLGYERYGAQGGDWGSAVSAVLGEVAPERVAGVHLNLGSVAAGTFDDPTPAELANLEAEKEMQRTGRGYSAIQATRPQTLGYGLTDSPAGQAAWIAEKFWAWTDNDGHPEDALSRQTILDEISVYWFTASATSSARLYWESFANFRDKVTAPSGLSVYPRDISRPSRREAELRFTDLRWFEELPQGGHFAALEQPESLVEQVRGFFRLFR, from the coding sequence ATGCCCGCCAGGCCATTCGAGGTCAGCATCACCGAAGCCGAGATCGCGGACCTGCGTGAACGATTGCGACGGACACGGTGGCCCGAGCGCGAGCCGGTGGACGACTGGTCCCAGGGTTTGCCGCTGGCGTATGCGCAGGAGCTGTGCCGCAGTTGGGCCGAGGACTACGACTTCGGGTTCGCCGAGCGGCTGAACGTGTTCCCGCAGTACCGCGACACGATCGACGGGCTGGGCATCCACTTCCTGCACGTCCGCTCGCCGGAGCCGGACGCGTTCCCGCTCGTGCTCACCCACGGGTGGCCGGGTTCGGTGCTCGAGTTCCTGGAGATCCTCGGCCCGCTGACCGACCCGCGCGCGCACGGCGGTGACCCGGCGGACGCGTTCCACGTGGTCGCGCCGTCGTTGCCCGGGTACGGCTGGAGCGACAAGCCGTCGACGACCGGGTGGGGCGTCCGTCGCACCGCGCGCGCCTGGGACACGTTGATGGTCTCGCTGGGCTACGAACGGTACGGCGCGCAGGGCGGTGACTGGGGTTCGGCGGTGTCCGCGGTGCTGGGTGAGGTGGCGCCCGAGCGGGTCGCCGGCGTGCACCTGAACCTGGGATCCGTGGCGGCGGGCACGTTCGACGACCCGACGCCCGCGGAGCTGGCGAACCTTGAGGCCGAGAAGGAGATGCAGCGCACCGGCCGGGGGTACTCGGCGATCCAGGCGACCCGGCCGCAGACGCTCGGCTACGGCCTCACCGACTCCCCGGCGGGGCAGGCCGCCTGGATCGCCGAGAAGTTCTGGGCGTGGACGGACAACGACGGCCATCCCGAGGACGCGTTGTCGCGGCAGACGATTCTCGACGAGATCTCGGTCTATTGGTTCACCGCGTCGGCCACGTCGTCGGCGCGCCTGTACTGGGAGAGCTTCGCCAACTTCCGGGACAAGGTGACCGCGCCATCCGGCCTGTCGGTCTACCCGCGCGACATAAGCCGCCCGTCGAGGCGGGAGGCCGAGCTGCGGTTCACCGACCTGCGCTGGTTCGAGGAACTGCCGCAGGGTGGCCACTTCGCCGCGCTGGAGCAGCCGGAGTCGCTGGTCGAGCAGGTGCGCGGGTTCTTCCGCCTCTTCCGCTGA
- a CDS encoding MarR family winged helix-turn-helix transcriptional regulator, with product MTPDSPGASGPETPHSDLLTVLPRITQLSAAFSKGRLVERAVEAAGLTLDRPAIGVLLSLRTADGALRIGEIAERMQVVGPHITRQVQTLEKRGLVRRVADPHDRRASLVEPTETGREAADRYLTSILGWFADALTDWAPQDRDDLARLLTRLADDVTARLARLEDED from the coding sequence ATGACCCCCGACTCCCCCGGGGCGTCCGGACCGGAGACTCCCCACTCCGACCTGCTCACCGTGTTGCCCCGGATCACCCAGCTCAGCGCCGCCTTCAGCAAGGGCCGCCTCGTCGAGCGGGCCGTCGAGGCGGCGGGCCTCACCCTCGACCGGCCCGCGATCGGCGTCCTGCTCTCTCTGCGCACGGCCGACGGGGCGCTGCGGATCGGCGAGATCGCCGAACGCATGCAGGTCGTCGGCCCGCACATCACCCGTCAGGTCCAGACCCTGGAGAAGCGCGGTCTGGTACGGCGCGTCGCGGACCCCCACGACCGACGCGCCAGCCTCGTCGAACCCACCGAGACCGGCCGGGAGGCGGCCGACCGGTACCTGACCTCGATCCTCGGCTGGTTCGCCGACGCGCTCACCGACTGGGCCCCGCAGGACCGCGACGACCTCGCCCGCCTGCTGACCCGGCTCGCCGACGACGTGACGGCCCGGCTGGCCCGGCTGGAGGACGAGGACTGA